In Liquorilactobacillus nagelii DSM 13675, the following proteins share a genomic window:
- the fabZ gene encoding 3-hydroxyacyl-ACP dehydratase FabZ encodes MELDITQIQKIIPHRYPMLLIDRITELEPGKRAVGLRNVTAHEEVFNGHFPGNPVLPGVLIVEALAQTGAVALLSLPEFKGKTAYFGGIKNAKFRKVVRPGDTLVLTVELEKIRNHVGLGKAVATVDGKKACSAELTFMID; translated from the coding sequence ATGGAATTGGATATTACTCAAATTCAAAAAATTATCCCACATCGTTATCCGATGCTCTTAATTGACCGAATTACTGAACTTGAACCAGGAAAACGTGCTGTTGGTTTAAGAAATGTAACAGCGCATGAAGAAGTTTTTAATGGACATTTTCCGGGGAATCCAGTTTTGCCCGGTGTTTTAATTGTTGAAGCACTAGCTCAAACTGGTGCAGTAGCATTATTATCGTTACCAGAGTTTAAGGGGAAAACAGCATATTTCGGTGGAATTAAGAATGCAAAATTCCGCAAAGTTGTTCGACCAGGTGATACATTAGTATTAACAGTAGAACTTGAAAAAATCCGGAATCATGTTGGATTAGGGAAAGCCGTTGCAACTGTTGACGGTAAAAAAGCTTGTAGCGCAGAGCTAACTTTTATGATCGATTAA
- the accB gene encoding acetyl-CoA carboxylase biotin carboxyl carrier protein yields the protein MDLKDIEKLIADFNESPSRELEIKMADFQLHLSKNELSGKLLQQLQQPIQTTKQVSTTDNPSNASAENQNVNSEQTAKKDVIKAPMVGSVFLQPAPGKEPYVKVGSRVAVGDVVCVIEAMKVMTEIKSERSAVISRVLVKNEELIEYGQPLFELED from the coding sequence TTGGATTTAAAAGATATTGAGAAACTGATTGCTGATTTTAACGAATCGCCAAGTCGTGAACTTGAAATCAAAATGGCTGATTTTCAGTTGCATTTAAGCAAAAACGAATTATCAGGTAAATTGCTGCAGCAGCTGCAGCAACCGATTCAAACGACTAAACAAGTCTCAACAACAGATAATCCGTCAAATGCGAGTGCTGAAAATCAAAATGTAAATTCTGAACAAACGGCAAAAAAAGATGTTATCAAAGCGCCTATGGTTGGTAGTGTTTTTTTACAGCCAGCTCCAGGTAAAGAACCTTATGTTAAAGTAGGTAGCCGCGTAGCAGTTGGAGATGTTGTTTGTGTTATTGAAGCGATGAAAGTAATGACTGAAATCAAAAGCGAGCGGTCGGCTGTAATTAGTCGTGTCTTAGTTAAGAATGAAGAACTGATTGAATACGGTCAGCCCTTGTTTGAATTGGAGGATTAA
- the fabF gene encoding beta-ketoacyl-ACP synthase II: MSRVVITGMGAVTPVGNDTESFLNNIFAGKIGIAPITKFDATETGITVAAEVKDFDAQKRVGKKAARRMDLFSQYAVDSAVAAVEQAGINEKNTDAYDLGVIYGSGIGGLTTIQNQVIKMHTKGPERVSPMFVPTSIVNMAAGNIAMRFQAKNICTAIVTACSSGTNAIGEAYRQIKEGRAKVMLTGGAEASVNEIGIAGFAALTALSKESDPKRASLPFDEDRSGFVMGEGAATLVLESFEHAQSRGAEILGEIVGYGSTCDAYHITAPDPSGEGAARAMEQAIAEAEIKPAQVDYINAHGTATHANDVGESKAINLVFGSESPVKVSSTKSMTGHLLGAAGAIEAVITVAALQKQELPPNVGLTQQDPDCQVQLVRADHGESAEVEYALSNSLGFGGHNAVLAFKKWSE; encoded by the coding sequence ATGAGTAGAGTAGTAATTACCGGAATGGGTGCAGTTACTCCGGTTGGCAATGATACAGAAAGTTTTTTGAATAATATTTTTGCTGGCAAAATTGGGATTGCTCCAATTACAAAATTTGATGCAACTGAAACAGGTATTACTGTTGCAGCTGAAGTTAAAGACTTTGATGCTCAAAAAAGAGTGGGTAAAAAAGCCGCTCGACGAATGGATCTTTTTTCGCAGTATGCGGTTGATTCAGCAGTAGCAGCGGTTGAACAAGCTGGCATTAATGAAAAGAATACTGATGCTTATGATTTAGGAGTGATTTATGGATCAGGGATTGGTGGGTTAACTACCATTCAAAATCAAGTAATTAAAATGCATACTAAAGGGCCTGAACGGGTTTCGCCAATGTTTGTTCCAACGTCGATTGTTAATATGGCAGCTGGTAACATTGCAATGCGTTTTCAAGCAAAAAATATTTGTACTGCAATTGTGACCGCTTGTTCATCGGGCACCAATGCGATTGGTGAAGCTTATCGGCAAATTAAAGAAGGCCGAGCTAAGGTTATGCTGACTGGTGGAGCAGAAGCTTCTGTTAATGAAATCGGAATTGCTGGCTTTGCAGCTTTAACTGCTCTTTCGAAAGAAAGCGACCCTAAACGAGCTTCATTACCGTTTGATGAAGATCGTTCTGGATTTGTCATGGGTGAAGGTGCTGCTACTTTAGTGTTAGAAAGTTTTGAACATGCCCAAAGTCGTGGAGCTGAAATCCTCGGCGAAATTGTTGGATATGGCAGTACTTGTGATGCATACCATATTACGGCTCCTGATCCAAGTGGTGAGGGAGCTGCGAGAGCAATGGAACAGGCGATTGCTGAAGCTGAAATTAAACCAGCTCAGGTTGACTATATCAATGCTCATGGAACAGCCACACATGCCAATGATGTTGGTGAATCCAAAGCAATTAACTTAGTTTTTGGCAGTGAAAGTCCAGTCAAGGTCAGCAGCACGAAAAGTATGACTGGTCATTTGTTGGGGGCCGCTGGAGCAATTGAGGCAGTAATTACCGTTGCAGCTTTACAAAAACAAGAATTGCCGCCAAATGTCGGCTTAACGCAACAAGACCCGGATTGTCAAGTACAATTAGTTCGCGCTGATCATGGTGAATCTGCCGAAGTTGAATATGCCCTTAGCAATTCACTAGGCTTTGGTGGACATAATGCTGTGCTGGCATTTAAAAAATGGAGTGAATAA
- the fabG gene encoding 3-oxoacyl-[acyl-carrier-protein] reductase has protein sequence MDLTGKTVFVTGSSRGIGAQTALAFAKAGSNLILNARHEIPAELIEQIKSYQVECQVILGDISDSAAIKKMLSELKEKATNIDVLINNAGITKDKLMIGMKDEDFRQVIDTNLIGTFSLTRGILKRMYRQRAGVVINLASIVGVHGNIGQANYAASKAGVIGLTKTIAQEGAMRHVRCNAIAPGMIKSSMTDVLSDKVKEQIKQQIPLGRFGLPEEVAQAAVFLAQNDYITGEVLTIDGGMTI, from the coding sequence ATGGATTTAACAGGCAAGACAGTTTTTGTGACTGGTAGTTCGCGCGGAATTGGGGCCCAAACTGCCTTGGCCTTTGCTAAGGCAGGTAGTAATCTGATTTTAAATGCCCGTCATGAAATTCCAGCAGAACTAATTGAGCAGATCAAATCTTATCAAGTAGAATGTCAAGTTATTCTAGGTGATATTTCAGACAGTGCGGCAATTAAAAAGATGTTGAGCGAGCTTAAAGAAAAAGCAACCAACATTGATGTTTTAATTAACAATGCTGGGATTACCAAAGATAAACTAATGATTGGCATGAAAGATGAAGATTTTCGTCAGGTAATTGATACTAATTTAATTGGTACTTTTAGTTTAACTCGCGGAATTTTAAAGCGAATGTATCGCCAACGAGCGGGAGTAGTTATTAATTTAGCCAGTATAGTTGGTGTTCATGGGAATATTGGTCAAGCTAATTATGCTGCCAGTAAGGCTGGTGTGATTGGTTTGACCAAAACAATTGCCCAAGAAGGAGCTATGCGGCATGTGCGTTGCAATGCTATTGCTCCAGGGATGATTAAAAGCTCAATGACTGATGTTTTGAGCGATAAGGTTAAAGAACAGATAAAACAACAAATTCCCTTAGGACGTTTTGGTTTGCCTGAAGAAGTTGCTCAAGCAGCCGTTTTCTTAGCCCAAAATGATTACATTACTGGCGAAGTTTTGACAATTGATGGTGGAATGACGATTTAG
- a CDS encoding ACP S-malonyltransferase: protein MKIGILFSGQGAQFTGMGMDFYKESEFFRSQIEKFNSYSERNLPELFQNQHHELEQTRNVQPAIVAMSLALFRLLQQDIQQLEVAGMIGLSLGEYSALLAAGAFETGTGMQLLQARADYMQEDADRVLGAMAAVMKADPQKVAEICRQATTKEQFVGIANYNSPKQLVIGGEKAAVGRAVELLKAAGIKRVIPLKVNGAFHTPLFKETSRKLTGNLHNTAVLAWTIPVISNTTGKPFTRVDLKNTLAQQVIKPTHFAEGLNYFCANYQPDLLVELGPGKTLTRFAKQTVTEIPAVSVENWQQYQQLIAQMK from the coding sequence ATGAAAATCGGAATTTTATTTAGTGGACAAGGTGCTCAATTCACTGGCATGGGAATGGATTTTTACAAAGAAAGCGAGTTCTTCCGTTCTCAAATTGAAAAATTTAACTCATACTCGGAGCGTAATTTGCCAGAACTTTTTCAAAATCAACATCATGAATTAGAGCAGACAAGAAATGTTCAACCCGCAATTGTTGCAATGAGTCTAGCGTTGTTTCGCTTATTACAGCAAGATATTCAACAACTTGAAGTTGCTGGGATGATCGGTTTGAGCTTGGGGGAGTATTCAGCTCTATTAGCAGCGGGAGCGTTTGAGACAGGAACTGGAATGCAGCTTTTGCAAGCACGAGCTGACTATATGCAAGAAGATGCCGATCGAGTTCTAGGAGCAATGGCTGCAGTTATGAAGGCTGATCCACAAAAGGTAGCCGAAATTTGTCGACAAGCTACAACTAAAGAACAATTTGTGGGGATTGCTAACTATAACTCACCTAAGCAATTAGTGATTGGTGGAGAAAAAGCAGCTGTCGGCCGTGCCGTAGAACTTTTGAAGGCGGCAGGAATTAAGCGAGTAATTCCTTTAAAGGTTAATGGAGCTTTCCATACGCCATTGTTTAAAGAAACTAGCCGCAAATTGACAGGGAATCTACACAACACCGCTGTTTTAGCGTGGACAATACCGGTGATCAGCAATACGACGGGAAAACCATTTACAAGGGTTGACTTAAAGAACACATTGGCGCAGCAAGTTATTAAACCAACTCATTTTGCGGAAGGTTTAAATTATTTTTGCGCTAACTATCAACCAGATTTGCTGGTTGAATTAGGCCCAGGTAAGACTTTGACACGCTTTGCAAAACAAACGGTGACAGAAATTCCAGCAGTTTCTGTTGAAAATTGGCAGCAATACCAACAGCTTATTGCACAAATGAAATGA
- a CDS encoding acyl carrier protein, translated as MTKEEILTKVQEIVAEQLDVDQEKVTMKANIKDDLEADSLDVFEIMNELEDDLDIKLEADENVQTIEDVVNYVKKELDAK; from the coding sequence ATGACAAAAGAAGAAATTTTAACAAAAGTACAAGAAATCGTAGCAGAACAGTTGGATGTTGACCAAGAAAAAGTAACAATGAAAGCTAATATTAAAGACGATTTAGAAGCTGATAGTTTAGATGTTTTTGAAATTATGAATGAACTAGAAGATGACTTAGATATTAAATTAGAAGCTGACGAAAATGTTCAGACAATTGAAGATGTCGTTAACTACGTTAAAAAGGAATTAGATGCTAAATAA
- a CDS encoding beta-ketoacyl-ACP synthase III, with amino-acid sequence MAAIKIAASAHYVPSKKVTNDDLSQLMDTSDEWISSRTGIQQRHVSCGENTADLCAKVAKKLLQKSGTTAEKIDLIIVATMSPDCYTPATAAIVQGKIQAVNAAAFDVSAACSGFIYALTTAKAMMKLPHYQHVLVIGGEVLSKVLDWTDRTTAVLFGDGAAGVLLETTTSDSSFLSEDLKTYGNLADRLQAGLTEPLSKFPANSSHHFAAFKMNGRDVYTFATHKVPLSIETAVTESGLKLEQVDWFILHQANSRIITQIAKRMKQPLEKFPMNIAEYGNTSGASVPLLFDEMIEAGKIKTGQIIVLSGFGGGLTVGTQIIKY; translated from the coding sequence TTGGCAGCTATAAAAATTGCAGCAAGTGCTCATTATGTGCCGTCTAAAAAAGTTACTAATGATGATTTAAGTCAATTAATGGATACTTCTGACGAATGGATTTCTAGTCGAACAGGGATTCAGCAACGACATGTTAGTTGTGGAGAGAACACAGCTGATTTATGTGCTAAGGTTGCCAAAAAGCTGCTACAAAAAAGTGGTACAACGGCAGAAAAAATTGATTTAATTATTGTTGCTACTATGTCACCAGATTGTTATACACCAGCTACTGCTGCAATCGTTCAGGGAAAAATACAGGCAGTAAATGCAGCTGCATTCGATGTTAGTGCTGCTTGTTCCGGATTTATTTATGCCTTAACAACTGCAAAAGCAATGATGAAGTTGCCACATTATCAACATGTATTGGTAATTGGGGGAGAAGTTCTTTCTAAGGTACTTGATTGGACAGATCGAACAACAGCAGTATTGTTTGGGGATGGAGCTGCTGGAGTATTACTGGAAACAACAACATCTGATAGCAGTTTTTTAAGCGAAGATCTTAAAACTTATGGTAATTTGGCTGATCGTTTGCAAGCTGGGTTGACAGAACCCTTATCAAAATTTCCAGCTAACTCTTCACATCATTTTGCGGCTTTCAAAATGAATGGTCGGGATGTTTACACATTTGCAACCCACAAAGTACCGTTATCGATTGAAACAGCAGTAACAGAAAGTGGTTTAAAACTTGAACAAGTTGACTGGTTTATTTTACATCAAGCAAATTCAAGAATTATTACTCAAATTGCTAAAAGAATGAAACAACCGCTTGAAAAATTTCCCATGAATATTGCGGAATATGGTAACACCTCGGGAGCTAGCGTTCCATTGTTATTCGACGAGATGATCGAAGCCGGAAAAATTAAAACTGGCCAAATTATTGTCTTAAGCGGATTCGGTGGTGGCTTGACAGTTGGAACACAAATTATAAAATATTAA
- a CDS encoding MarR family winged helix-turn-helix transcriptional regulator, translating to MENQVKTINDSLVRIYTDILWIEENELRKSQFSDVSIKEMHAINVITMYDQKTASQVAKELHLTPGTLTATIDRLVKKNYVKRIRSNHDRRVIRLGLTQKGRLMYRAHDAFHRMMVRSFLRDLDPAEIKTIEKALQNLESFLREHS from the coding sequence ATGGAAAACCAAGTAAAAACAATTAATGATTCGTTAGTTAGAATTTATACCGATATTTTATGGATCGAAGAAAATGAATTACGCAAAAGTCAATTCAGTGATGTATCAATCAAAGAAATGCATGCAATTAATGTAATTACCATGTATGATCAAAAGACGGCTTCACAGGTTGCTAAAGAATTACATTTAACACCGGGAACTTTAACTGCCACGATTGATCGTTTGGTCAAAAAGAACTACGTTAAACGCATTCGGAGTAATCATGATCGACGGGTAATCCGGTTGGGATTGACCCAAAAAGGACGGTTAATGTATCGCGCACATGATGCATTTCACCGGATGATGGTTCGCAGTTTTTTGAGGGATTTAGATCCAGCGGAAATTAAAACAATCGAAAAAGCATTACAAAACTTGGAAAGCTTTTTGCGTGAACATTCGTGA
- the fabZ gene encoding 3-hydroxyacyl-ACP dehydratase FabZ, with the protein MAVMDAQEIMDLIPNRYPICYIDYVDELIAGEEITATKNVTINESFFRGHFPGNPVMPGVLIIETLAQAASILILKSPEFLGKTAYLGAIHQAKFRRVVRPGDVLKLNIKLIKKRENMGIVATKAMVAGKVACAAELMFVVAERKEKI; encoded by the coding sequence GTGGCAGTTATGGATGCACAGGAGATTATGGATTTGATACCTAATCGATATCCGATTTGCTATATTGATTATGTTGATGAATTAATTGCCGGTGAAGAAATTACAGCAACTAAAAATGTCACAATCAATGAATCATTTTTTCGCGGGCATTTTCCGGGAAATCCGGTTATGCCTGGAGTATTGATTATTGAGACTTTAGCTCAGGCTGCTTCAATATTGATTTTGAAATCACCTGAGTTTTTGGGAAAAACAGCTTACTTAGGGGCAATTCATCAAGCTAAGTTTCGTCGCGTTGTCCGTCCAGGCGATGTTCTTAAGCTGAATATCAAATTGATCAAGAAAAGAGAAAATATGGGGATTGTTGCAACTAAAGCGATGGTTGCAGGCAAGGTTGCTTGTGCAGCTGAATTAATGTTTGTTGTTGCGGAACGTAAAGAAAAAATCTAA
- the yajC gene encoding preprotein translocase subunit YajC: MNSSTISTILMFAVLIGLMYFMMIRPQKKQQQKRQEMLGNLKKGDEVITLGRLHGVIDTINTQAHTITLDCDGIFLTFEQSAIAQVVSQSSKTTTAVSDESTVVKSPEKSAEAEEEHKE, encoded by the coding sequence ATGAACAGTAGTACTATTTCAACAATTTTAATGTTTGCTGTTTTAATTGGTTTAATGTATTTTATGATGATCAGACCGCAAAAAAAACAACAGCAGAAACGTCAAGAAATGCTTGGTAATTTAAAAAAGGGTGACGAAGTTATTACATTAGGCCGTTTGCATGGTGTAATCGACACAATTAATACGCAGGCTCACACAATTACTTTAGATTGTGATGGAATTTTTTTAACTTTTGAACAATCTGCAATAGCCCAAGTTGTTAGCCAAAGTTCGAAAACGACCACTGCCGTCAGTGATGAAAGTACAGTTGTTAAATCACCAGAAAAATCAGCTGAGGCTGAAGAAGAACATAAAGAATAA
- the tgt gene encoding tRNA guanosine(34) transglycosylase Tgt: MTEPAIKYHLLKKESHTAARLGKLQTPHGTFPTPMFMPVGTQATVKTLTPEELESMGAGVILSNTYHLWLRPGEKIVEEAGGLHHFMNWPKGILTDSGGFQVFSLAKIRDITEEGVHFRSHLSGEKLFLSPEKAIQIQNALGSDIMMSFDECPPFFESYDYIKSSIERTTRWAERGLRAHQNPEKQGLFGIVQGGGHLDLRRQSARDLVSLDFPGYSIGGLSVGESKVEMNHVLENTTPLLPENKPRYLMGVGSPDALIDGVIRGVDMFDCVLPTRIARNGTCMTSHGRLVVKNAKYAHDFTPLDENCNCYVCQNYTRAYLRHLFKADEILGPRLASYHNLYFLLNLMKQIRQAIENDNLLDFRAEFFENYGLNQKNPRNF; this comes from the coding sequence ATGACTGAACCAGCAATCAAATACCATTTGCTCAAAAAAGAATCTCATACGGCAGCTCGTTTGGGTAAATTGCAAACACCGCATGGAACATTCCCAACGCCGATGTTTATGCCTGTTGGAACACAAGCAACGGTGAAAACTCTGACACCGGAAGAACTTGAATCAATGGGTGCTGGAGTGATTCTATCAAATACTTATCATCTATGGTTGCGACCTGGAGAAAAGATTGTTGAAGAAGCCGGTGGATTGCATCATTTTATGAACTGGCCCAAGGGAATTTTAACTGATTCGGGTGGGTTTCAAGTCTTCTCTTTGGCTAAGATTAGGGACATTACTGAAGAGGGCGTTCATTTTCGCAGCCATTTGAGTGGTGAAAAATTATTTTTGTCACCAGAAAAAGCAATTCAAATTCAAAATGCCTTAGGTTCGGATATTATGATGAGTTTTGATGAATGTCCGCCATTTTTTGAAAGTTATGATTATATCAAAAGCTCAATTGAAAGGACTACTCGCTGGGCTGAACGTGGATTGAGGGCCCATCAGAATCCCGAAAAACAAGGGCTTTTTGGGATTGTTCAAGGTGGGGGACATCTTGATTTGCGGCGCCAAAGTGCTCGTGATTTAGTCTCCTTGGACTTTCCTGGATACTCAATTGGTGGTTTATCTGTCGGGGAAAGTAAGGTGGAGATGAATCATGTCTTAGAAAATACGACACCATTATTGCCTGAAAATAAACCCCGCTATTTAATGGGGGTCGGTTCACCGGATGCCTTAATTGACGGAGTAATTCGCGGTGTTGATATGTTTGACTGTGTTTTACCAACTAGAATCGCACGTAATGGAACCTGTATGACTTCACATGGACGTTTAGTAGTTAAAAATGCTAAATATGCGCACGATTTTACGCCATTGGATGAAAATTGTAATTGTTATGTTTGTCAGAATTACACTCGGGCTTATTTGCGACATTTGTTTAAAGCAGATGAAATTTTGGGACCGCGTTTGGCTAGCTATCACAATCTATACTTTTTATTAAATTTAATGAAGCAAATTCGCCAAGCAATCGAAAATGATAATTTATTAGATTTTCGGGCTGAATTCTTTGAAAATTATGGCTTGAATCAAAAAAATCCCCGAAACTTTTAA
- the queA gene encoding tRNA preQ1(34) S-adenosylmethionine ribosyltransferase-isomerase QueA, with amino-acid sequence MSEEHLTTEDFDYDLPQELIAQTPLKERDHSRMLILNSKTGEYQDDVFYHVIDQLNPGDALVMNDSRVMPARLYGVKPDTGGHLEVLLLNNTEGDNWETLIKPARRAKVGTRIIFGDGKLSAVVTEELEHGGRMIRFEYQGIFMEILDQLGEMPLPPYIKQKLDDPEMYQTVYSREIGSAAAPTAGLHFTKELLQKIAAKGVHLVYLTLHVGLGTFRPVSVSNIKEHHMHSEFYRLSEDAAQTLNDVRKNGGKIVATGTTSIRTLETIGTKFNGEIRADSGWTDIFIYPGYEWKVVQAFITNFHLPKSTLVMLVASFTGRDNILNAYRHAVKEHYRFFSFGDAMFIK; translated from the coding sequence TTGAGTGAAGAACATTTAACGACTGAGGATTTTGATTATGATTTACCACAAGAACTAATTGCTCAAACACCATTAAAGGAACGTGATCATTCACGAATGTTGATTTTGAATAGTAAGACTGGTGAATACCAAGATGATGTTTTTTATCATGTGATTGATCAACTTAATCCCGGGGATGCACTGGTAATGAATGATTCACGAGTTATGCCAGCACGTCTTTACGGTGTTAAGCCTGATACTGGCGGTCATTTGGAAGTGTTATTGTTGAATAATACTGAAGGTGATAATTGGGAAACTCTAATTAAGCCGGCTCGTCGTGCTAAGGTAGGAACTAGAATTATTTTTGGTGATGGCAAATTAAGTGCGGTTGTTACTGAAGAACTTGAACATGGTGGGCGAATGATTCGATTTGAATATCAAGGTATTTTTATGGAAATTTTAGACCAATTAGGTGAAATGCCATTACCACCATACATTAAGCAAAAACTTGACGATCCTGAAATGTATCAGACAGTTTATTCTCGAGAAATTGGTTCAGCTGCCGCTCCGACTGCTGGTTTGCATTTTACCAAAGAATTACTCCAAAAAATCGCTGCTAAGGGCGTTCATTTAGTCTATTTGACATTACATGTTGGTTTAGGAACTTTTCGACCAGTTAGTGTTTCAAATATTAAAGAGCATCATATGCACAGCGAGTTCTACCGCTTAAGCGAAGATGCTGCTCAGACTTTGAATGATGTCCGTAAAAACGGTGGCAAAATTGTGGCAACTGGGACAACCTCAATTCGAACACTGGAAACAATTGGGACAAAATTCAATGGTGAAATCCGGGCTGATAGTGGTTGGACAGATATTTTTATTTATCCTGGTTACGAGTGGAAAGTGGTTCAAGCATTCATTACTAATTTCCATTTACCCAAATCAACTTTGGTAATGCTAGTTGCATCGTTTACTGGTCGTGATAACATTTTGAATGCATATCGTCATGCGGTTAAAGAACACTACCGTTTCTTCAGCTTTGGCGATGCCATGTTTATTAAATAA
- the ruvB gene encoding Holliday junction branch migration DNA helicase RuvB produces MSEKERIVSSDPMDDEKNGVDFSLRPQNLEQYIGQTAIKQELSVYIQAAQQRQEALDHVLLYGPPGLGKTTLALVIANELQVNIRTTSGPAIERPGDLVALLNELEAGDVLFIDEIHRLPKVVEEVLYSAMEDFFVDIVIGQGPTAHPVHFTLPPFTLIGATTRAGLLSGPLRDRFGIVAHMRFYTVAELETIVKRTADLLQTKITDQGAFEIARRSRGTPRIANRLLKRVRDFAEVGQQTEIDDNLAIQSLKMLQIDDAGLDETDRNLLKTMIKYYNGGPVGVNTLAANIGEEVETLTDMVEPFLLQLGLVKRTPRGRVATPAAYQHLGLPYLDRENK; encoded by the coding sequence ATGTCAGAAAAAGAACGGATTGTTTCCAGCGATCCAATGGATGATGAAAAAAATGGGGTGGACTTTTCTTTACGCCCCCAAAACCTCGAACAATATATCGGACAAACAGCAATTAAACAGGAATTGTCGGTTTACATTCAAGCTGCTCAACAGCGTCAAGAGGCGCTTGATCATGTTCTACTATATGGCCCCCCCGGCTTGGGAAAAACAACTTTAGCCTTAGTGATTGCTAATGAGTTACAAGTTAACATTAGAACAACTAGTGGCCCAGCAATTGAACGCCCTGGTGATCTTGTTGCTTTATTAAATGAACTTGAAGCAGGAGATGTTTTGTTTATTGATGAAATTCACCGCCTGCCGAAAGTTGTTGAAGAAGTTTTGTATTCAGCAATGGAGGACTTTTTCGTTGATATTGTGATCGGTCAGGGACCAACAGCTCATCCAGTTCACTTTACGTTACCACCTTTTACGTTGATTGGTGCTACTACGAGAGCAGGACTTCTATCGGGTCCTTTGCGGGATCGTTTTGGAATTGTGGCTCATATGCGATTTTACACAGTTGCTGAATTAGAAACTATTGTTAAACGGACTGCTGATCTACTGCAGACTAAGATTACTGATCAAGGTGCTTTTGAAATTGCTCGCCGCTCACGAGGAACGCCAAGGATTGCTAATCGTTTGCTAAAGCGGGTTCGCGACTTTGCTGAGGTTGGTCAGCAAACAGAAATTGATGATAATTTAGCAATCCAATCACTTAAAATGTTACAAATTGATGATGCTGGTTTGGATGAAACCGACCGGAACTTGTTGAAAACAATGATTAAGTATTATAATGGTGGGCCAGTCGGTGTGAACACTTTAGCTGCTAATATCGGTGAAGAAGTTGAGACATTAACTGATATGGTTGAACCCTTTTTACTGCAGCTAGGATTAGTGAAACGAACACCACGTGGACGAGTGGCAACACCAGCAGCTTATCAACATTTAGGCTTACCATATCTTGATAGAGAAAATAAATAA
- the ruvA gene encoding Holliday junction branch migration protein RuvA, producing the protein MYEYLTGMIAAVTPSYIVVDVGGVGYLVYAANPFRFSNGQQAKVFVYQAVRDNDISLYGFTTQTEKNLFVKLLNVSGIGPKSALAILATNDLQGLVKAIQNNSITYLTKFPGVGKKTAQQIVLDLKDKLAQVGTDNLLVTETISNNTNSTENGLLEEALAALSALGYTRNEIKKIKPQLEKATANTTDEYLRLGLKLLMKN; encoded by the coding sequence ATGTATGAGTATTTAACAGGGATGATTGCTGCTGTGACCCCGTCATATATCGTAGTGGATGTTGGCGGTGTTGGTTATTTAGTCTATGCAGCTAATCCTTTTCGATTTAGTAATGGCCAGCAGGCAAAAGTTTTTGTTTATCAAGCGGTTCGTGATAATGATATTTCTTTATATGGTTTCACAACCCAGACAGAAAAAAATCTATTTGTCAAATTATTAAATGTTTCTGGTATTGGACCTAAGAGTGCTTTAGCAATTCTAGCAACTAATGATCTTCAGGGGTTGGTTAAGGCAATCCAAAATAACAGCATTACTTATTTAACCAAGTTCCCTGGGGTGGGGAAAAAGACAGCTCAACAGATTGTGCTTGATTTAAAAGATAAGTTAGCCCAAGTTGGAACCGATAATTTGTTGGTAACCGAAACAATTTCAAACAATACCAATTCAACTGAAAACGGACTTTTAGAAGAAGCCTTAGCTGCCTTGAGTGCCTTAGGTTATACTAGAAATGAGATTAAAAAAATTAAACCGCAGCTTGAAAAAGCAACTGCTAACACCACTGATGAGTATTTAAGATTAGGTTTGAAGCTTTTGATGAAGAATTAA